From a single Glycine soja cultivar W05 chromosome 19, ASM419377v2, whole genome shotgun sequence genomic region:
- the LOC114400378 gene encoding remorin 4.1-like: MNNNPTTIIGSTTHGSEEEDEHITEIREIHALTPPPPRGRAWETVHTHRSSSLSVASEGGASSSENFSMSREFSALVLAGSSIDHDNSNNNNSNSPMNENNNSNSLLGRIREEDLMEETNPLAIVPDNHPLDPVPSSSSQGVRGGGAAREEHVSVQRVKKEEVDAKISAWQNAKVAKINNRFKREDAVINGWESEQVQKASSWMKKVERKLEEKRARAMEKMQNDIAKAHRKAEERRASAEAKRGTKVARVLEIASLMRAVGRPPAKKSFF; encoded by the exons ATGAACAACAACCCAACAACAATCATCGGTTCCACTACCCACGGatcagaagaagaagatgaacacATCACTGAAATAAGGGAAATCCACGCGTTAACCCCGCCGCCGCCACGTGGCAGAGCCTGGGAGACAGTGCATACCCACAGGTCAAGCTCTCTCTCCGTAGCTTCTGAAGGCGGCGCCTCTTCCAGCGAGAACTTCAGCATGAGCAGAGAGTTCAGCGCTCTGGTTCTCGCAGGGTCCAGCATCGACCAcgacaacagcaacaacaacaacagcaacagtcCCATGAACGAAAACAACAATAGTAACAGCTTGTTGGGGAGGATCAGAGAAGAGGACTTGATGGAAGAGACGAACCCTTTGGCGATCGTGCCGGATAaccaccctctggacccggttCCGTCGTCGTCGTCTCAGGGAGTAAGGGGTGGCGGCGCTGCACGTGAGGAGCACGTGTCGGTTCAGCGGGTGAAGAAGGAGGAGGTTGATGCCAAGATATCGGCGTGGCAGAACGCTAAGGTTGCGAAGATTAACAACAGATTCAAGAGAGAAGACGCTGTGATCAATGGGTGGGAGAGCGAGCAGGTTCAGAAAGCTTCCTCCTGGATGAAGAAAGTTGAG AGGAAGCTGGAGGAGAAAAGGGCAAGAGCAATGGAGAAAATGCAAAACGACATAGCAAAAGCTCATAGAAAAGCAGAGGAGAGAAGGGCATCGGCAGAGGCAAAAAGGGGAACCAAAGTGGCAAGGGTTTTGGAGATTGCTAGTCTCATGAGAGCAGTTGGAAGACCTCCTGCCAAAAAATCCTTCTTCTAA